DNA from Alnus glutinosa chromosome 2, dhAlnGlut1.1, whole genome shotgun sequence:
agATAACCTAACTGATAATATAAAGATAATATAGAGATAAAGATAATATCTCATCACTAATGAGATAGAGATTAGCTTGAATTAATCCAAGTACTAGGATTGGAGAAAGACTCCTATCAATTCTGGCCCCTTGACACGACACTTGTCCTCAGGGTCGAAATAATTTTGcagctttgcttttcttttatgGATTTCTTCAAGAACACCTTCTAAGAAGAAGGACGGAACTGTGAATATCAATGGAAATGCTGATTTGAAGGTTTGGGAGGCGGCCTTTGACGGCGAAAATTCCACACATGGTGGTGCTCTTCGGTGGAGCGGTCAGATTTGTGCCAATTTGGCCAATGGTGGTTTTGTGGGGGTTTCGCTGTTGATGTTGGTGCCAATGGGTGGACTGGGTGTCATGTGTACTTGTTTGTGTCCTGGGTCACACTTTGAGTGGGCATGGAAAGGAGGTGGTGTTGCAAACGCAGGTGCTACGCCTGATCGCGAAAATTGGGTGGACTTTGGCGATGGAATATGCATCGGGTTGTTTCGTGAAGTTTCATCTTTGGTTTTTGACAAATTCTCCATAAACTCAAGCAAGGAACGTTCTAGTCATTTGATGGAGATCTGTTGCTGGGATGTCATGAGCTTCTGGACATTGTCCTTAAGCTTCTGCATATCTCCTTCCAATTTTTCGATCCGCTCTTCATTTGTAGCCATGCATGGCGGCGAATCTAGTTTACTGGGGGTGGATGGTGGTGCTGATAATGGAATTTTTTAGTGGTGGTGGTTTCAAtggttctgataccaattgatgcgTGATTTGTGGCGGAAGTATGAAAAATAGGGATGAATGTAGAAATGGAATGAAAAGATGATGGGATTGATAGCTCTTTTCAGGTAGAAGAGACCACAATTCTTCACTTAGGGTAGACGAAAAATCCACAATATTCCACTTAGGGTAGGAATAAACCACaattactttaattctttttattaacaaccaaatggtctttaaataatacaaatactATTGATAATTAACTATGATAAATATAAGCAATAACACTTCTACTAACTTAACAACTCTTAAGATAAACCAATTAGAACGATAAAGATAATAAGATAACCTAACTGATAATATAAAGATAATATAGAGATAAAGATAATAGATCTCATCACTAATGAGATAACGATTAGCTTGAATTAATCCAAGTACTAGGATTCGACAAAGACTCCTACCATctatttctttccttcttaaACTTCTCCCTGCTTTTAAATTAGCGATTTGCTTTTAAATTAGCGATTTACTAATCACGTGCCCAATACATGCATACATGCAATGAACTTACATTATTACCCCAAGAACACGTTGTTTAGTGTCGTTTGTGTTCGTGTCACTTGTACCAAACAACACTAAATAGTGTATGTTCCTATTCAAACGGCGCTATTTAGCATTGTTTACATACTATTTAAACGACACTAATTCgacattaaaaattttgaatttagtgtcgtttgggACTTTAAACGACACTAAATGTTAAAATTCTTGCTATATATCTGGCTTCTTCAAGCTTGTCTTCCAAACTCAATTTTTTCCCCTTAAGAGCATCTTTTGTATTACTCCTTCACAGCGGTAAGCTCTTAAATTTTTATCCTTTCTCTAACTATACTTTTTTCTTATACTGCTATttccagatttttcttttcttttcttcttcttcttcatttttttttttcctgtttgttGGAGGAGTCTTGTCTccagaggagaaaaaaaaggaaaaaaaaaaaaaaaaaccgaacctaaactattttaaattttaattttcttttttcaaaattacagtttagtgTCGTTTTACTGTTCAAATGACACTAAACTGTTAATATCGTTTAAATAGTAACAACGTTAATTAAcattgtttgaatagtaaacaaCGCTATTCTGGAGTCCCGACCCTATGTTTAGTGTTATTTCGTAAATGACACTATTCAAATGGCTAATAATAGTAAattttgactattatgagcAATTTTTCATCTTTGAGTAGGCGAAATAACTTTTTTCATTCTAGTATGAACAGTAAATAAACATAAGAGGATCTCCAACAATAATAGCTAAAGTAGTTAGGGAAAAAGTACAATTCTCTACTTTAGCTACTGTTTTTTCTATATTCTCTTCAACAGATTCTCTATTatactctttattttctttaaatattattttgtgtagaAGAAAGTGTGAAAGAAATAGGGAGAGAGTGTgtgaaataaagaaaacaaaggaagagagagaaaacaataaaaaactgtttgtagtgtgaatagtgaataaACACTTctgcctatttactattcacactagaaTGAGAAATTCTATTCTGCCTAAGatgaaaaatgaatttaactattatgagcTATTTGTCTATTCTATTAGAGATGCTCTaagcctattcactattcacactacaaattttattttaatcatttctctcacatttctctctctctcctctctctctctctctctctctccctccaatACCAACCCCAATCCTTCtcttctctccctccctccctctcgcCTTTCTCATTGAGAGctcacaaattttattttaatcattttgcTTCTCAGTTTTTTCTTAAAATCCAGAAGCAATGAAAGCCTGGCACAATTGAGCTTCCAAAATTCCAGAGAGAATATCCAAGGCAAACAAGTAACTCCTACTCCCTTTTCGACACTATCTTTCCAAAGAAAATACCCATGAAATTTGTGGTTTCCTTTGACACCCATTGGATGATTTTGCTAATATTCGGTTGATTTTGGGGATTTGAGGGTGGGAATCGAAAAGCAGAGGCAAGAGGGTGAGGGAAAGGAGATGATTGTttgattttcatttcttttagaCTTCTTGAAACTCATTAGTGGAGAAGGTGCTTTTGGAGGGttgattttctgcatttttttttggtcaattgGTGAAAGGGGGATGTTTGGCTGTGGCTGTGATTGGGTGTTTGGTTGTGATACTGGTGGGTTTTTGCAATGAGGGAAGAGAGATGCCAGATGGGCTAAGGTTTCTCTCAGAGGGGATTTCGGCGTGGTGAGGGAGAGTAAGATAGAAGTCGAAAAATAatgaatagaaaaagaataaaacataatatttagagaaagaagagagggaAATAATCTCATAAATATCTGGTAAGATTAATGTGACAAGTTATTGCAAATATTGATCCCCCAAAAATGCTCTCTTGCTACGTCAGCATTTCCTTCTCTAATTCGTAGATTGTGCGCGGTTTTCAGCTCGGCGCGTGGAGGCGCGTTGCTACCGGATTCTTCTCCGGTCTTCAGAGGTTTTCTTCAGAGCAGGTTTTCCTCTCATTCCACTGTGCTTGTTGGATGATTTACTTTTCTGCTTGTAGTGTTTGAGGTGGGCGGGGAGGTGTGGTAATGGTGAAGTCTAGGGGTAGAGGTTGGGGTAGAGGTAGATCACAATCGACTCCTGATTGTGCTAAACCTATTAATTTGGAGCCTAGTGATTCTTTGAATCATGATTCTGGTTTTATTCAAGAATCTGAGACGGTTATTTCTAAGGAAGATGAAATTCTTCTCCCtgtgactgaaatacctcgggAGAATGATGTCCCTTGTGTTGAGAATTTGGATTTTCCATGGGCCAATTCTCCTTGTCCTAGTGTTTCTTCTGAGGAAACTTTTTCTATTTCGAATGCTCCTAGTGCGAATCAGGAGGATCACCTTGGCTTGGGTGAGTCCAATGATTGGCGGAGGTTGTTCAAGACGAACAATTCCTTGGGAAAACTGAACTTTGTTGCTCCTAGGAAGGTAGGGAATAAAGTTATGGTTTCTTCGCCACTACAGGATGTTGAGGATGGGATTGCGACTTGGAAAACCAGTTTGGTTGGGCAATTCCTTGATAAACCTCTCCCTTTTTACCTTGTGAAAAATCTGTGGCCTTAATGTGAAAACAGTATGGGGAGGTGAAGGTTTTTTCCCTTGAGAATGacatttataattttctttttgctgATGAATTTACATGCAATGAGGTTATGGAGGCCAAAATCTGGCATGTGGGAAATAAGCCACTGATTTTGAGGAAATGGACCCTAGGAATGCAGGTTCTTAAACTTACCTTGACGTCCATTCCTATTTGGGTCAAATTCCTGCATTTGccttagaatattggaatcatGCTTGCCTTAGCCATGTTGCGAGTGGTGTTGGCAGGCCTCTGTATGCTGATTTTGTTACGGAAGAACAGAAGAGGTTGGGGTACGCCAGAGTTTTGGTGGAGATTGATGTGGACTCTGGATGTCCTCAGGAAGTTGTCATCAGTAGGACTTCTGGGGATCCTATTTCTATTGGGGTGCAATACCCATGGCTTCCTCTAAAATGCACTTTGTGCAAGGGTTTTGGGCATGCTGTGTCCTCGTTCTCAAAAAAGGAGAAGCAGAAATGGATTCCAAAGGCTCAGCTGAAGAGAGATAACCGGCTTGTGACTACTGTAGGGTACAGGTCAGTTGTGGCTACTACTAAGTCCAATTTGGGTGGAGATTGGACTGTTGAGGGTGAATCCTCTAAGCGGTTTCCTGGTGCTAAGAAGACTTCAAAACCGTTTGAGAAGGCAGTTCGTAGGCCCTCTGTTGCTACTCCTTCGGGTAAAGGCAAAGAGGTTGCTCTTTTTAACTCCTTTGCTCATATTGGTCTAAAGGATGCTGCCAATGAGGAGTTTACTCTTCATTCCCCTATCACTTTTCTTGATGTCTTTAAAAGGAATTATCTTCAAAGGATAGGGCAAGATGTGAGTGGGAGAGGATGAGGTGCGGGGTTTTTCACCTACACCTGTTATATGAAGATTCTCGCTTGGAATATAAAGGGCTTGAATCAGCCCCTTAAATAGAAGGAGGTGAAGAAGAGTTTGAGACGGTACAATATCTCTATTCTTTGCCTTGTGGAAACAAAGGTCAAAGAAGATAATGCTGTCAAGGTTAAGGATTTTATTTGTTACCATTGGGAGATGGTTCACAATTATGATTCTCATCATTTGGGTAGAATTTGGATTTGTTGGGATCCGAATCTTTTAACTATGGATGTATTGTTTAGTAGTGACTAGGTCATTACTTGTAAGGTAATTGAAGCTAAAGAGTTGAGGCTTTGGTTTTTGTCAGTGGCTTATGGGGCTAACCAGGGCTTGGACAGGAAGGGTTTGCTGGGGGATTTACGGGCTCATAGTGGTTCTATTGGGAACCTTCCTTGGTTGGTGGCAGGTGACTTTAATGTCATTCAGTTTCCACATGAGTCCAGTTCTACTCATGCGTTCACTAGCTATGAAAGGGACTTTATAGCTTGCATTCAAGATGTTGAGCTTGAAGATGTTACCTTTACAGGCTGCTATCATACTTGGACTAATAAGCAGGAATGGATATGATGGACTTTGTGTCCAAAAAGATGGATAGGGTTTTTTCTAACATTGAGTGGATACGGGTGTTTCCCAACACTGCAGTGGACTTTCTTGTGAGAGGGATCTCGGATCACTCTCCTGCTCTTGTGACCATTGATCAGCTCCCTAGTTTTGGTCCCAAACCTTTTCAGTTTTTTGACCTTTAGACGGAGCATGTGAACTTTCTGGATTGGGTTGCTACTGGTTGGGGTGTGGATGTGCAGGGTTATGTTATGTACCAGCTTTACACTCGGCTCAAGTTTGTTAAGGCAATTCTTAAAGAGAAGAATACTATAGTTTTTGGGGGTATTAGTTTGAGAGTAGAGAGGGCCAGACATGACTTAGCTTCGGCTCGGACTGGTTTTATGGAATCTAGAGGTAGTTATGAGTGGTTGATCAAGGAAAAAGAATGTCTGCATCACTACTTGTCTCTTATGAAAACTAAGGAGAATTTTTTGAGGCAAAAGTCCGGGGTTCAATGGGTTACTCTTGGGGATGGCAATTCGACTTTCTTTCATAAGGTTGTCAAGACTAGGAATGCTTCCAATCTTGTGAAGATCCTTAAAGATGATGAGGGTAACATTTTTTCTGACCCTTGGATTATTAAGGATATGGCCATTGAGTTTTATAGGAAGCCTTTAGGCTCCTCTTCCCACGATTTCACTTCAACTAAAGCTGAGAGAGTTACTCAGCTTCTCCAAAAATAGTTCTCTCCTGCCTGCATTGCTGGAATGTAAGCCCCTGTTTCTCGAGAGGAAGTTAGAAGGACTATTTTTGCCATGAAAGCCAGCAAAGCCCTTGGGTTTGGTGGCTTCTCAGCGGGGTTTTTTCATAAGGTATGGCCGGTGGTAGGAGATGGTGTGATAGCAGCAGTGCTGGAATTCTTCTCTTCGGGTATTCTTTTTAAGGAAGTTAATGCTAAAACCATCACTTTGGTTCCTAAGAAGAAGAACCCGGCTGTCATGGGGGATTACCGCCCCATTTCTTGTTGTAATATGGTTTATAAAACCATTATCAAGATTTTGGCTAATCAGTTAATTCTAGGCCTTGAGGATATTGTTAGCAATAACGAAGGTGCCTTTATCTCCAAGAGGAGCATTGCAGAAAATATTCTGCTTGCTCAGGAGTTAGTTCATGACTACCATAAAAGTAAATGGGCTGCTAGATGTGCCTTGAAGGTTGATTTAATGAAGGCCTACAATTCTGTTCACTGGGAGTTTATTCTCCACTGCTTAAAATGTTTTGGTTCTCCTTAGAAGTTTGTGTATTGGGTCAGGGCCTGTATCACTTCCCCTCTTTTTTCGGTGGCTCTTAATGGGTCTCTTGTGGGGTTTATTCAAGGGAGAAAAGGCCTAAGGCAGGGTGATCCGATTTCACCATACCTTTTTGTATTGGCTATGGAGGTCATTTCTATGCTTTTGGCTGAGCTAGCTCTGGATAAGGAGAAGTTTCGGTTTCAACCTAAGTGTAGCAAGCTCAAACTTATTCATCTttgctttgcagatgatctccTTATCTTTGCTGAAGCTGACATGGGTTCTATTCTTGTTGTAAAATAAGTTTTAGCCGAGTTTGAATCCTTTTCTCGTCTCAAGGCTAATGCGGCTAAGATTTCATTTTATTGTACTGGGGTGTCTAAGGATGACAAAGCTGCCTTTCTGGACATGCTGCATATGCCTGAAGGTTCCTTGCCTGTAAGGTATCTTGGAGTCCctttaattacaaaaaaactCTCTACTCTGGATTGTGAGGCTTTGGTGGCTAAGGTGGCTGGCAGGATTGACTCTTGGTTGGTTAAGCATCTCTTTTTTGCTGGGAGGTTGCAACTTGTCTCCTTCATTCTTTTTAGCCTTCAGATTTATTGGTCTAAGGTGTTCATTCTTCCTAAGAAGGTGATCTGGTTGCTTGAACAGAAGTTCAACTGGTTTCTTTGGAGTGGGAATGATACCAAAGCTAAGGCTAAGGTGTCATGGGATAAAGTTTGCTGTCCTAAGGATGAAGGAGGGCTCGGGCTTAAAGGGTTGGAAAGTTGGAACTGGGTTGCTATGCTCCATCATATCTAGAGTTTGTTTGCCCATGCCGGATCAGTTTGGGTTGCATGGGTTGAGTCGAATTGGCCTAAAGGTAGAAGTTTTTGGCAAATTCCAGTTCCTAAGAGTTGCTCTTGGAACTGGAAAAAACTTTTGCATCTTAGAGAAGCTGCCAAGAAGTTGTTGAGTTTCAAAGTAGGAATGAGCCATAAAATTTCTCTTTGGTTTGATGCTTGGCACCTGGCTGGAAGACTGATTGACACTTATGGTTTTCGGGCTGTCCATGATTTTGGACTTAGTCCGAATGCTTGTGTCTCCACTGTTCTACATGAAGGTTCCTGTCATTGGCCCCTTGCTAGATCAGATGATTTGGTGGCTATTCAGGCTAGACCACCAGATGTTAAAGTTGGAGAAGTGGATGTTGCTGTTTGGAAGTCCAAGAGTGGTGTTTACTCTTGTGGAGAAACTTGGCATTTCCTTAGACTTAAGTTTCCCGTGGTCCCTTGGTGGAAGGTAGTATGGCATTCCAAGGCTATTCCCCGCCATGCTTTCGTTTTGTGGCTAGTTTTTAGACAGGCCATTGCAACTGAGAAAATGTGGCTAGGGATTTATGGGGCACACCTTATGTAGGTTCTGTTTTCATATGCAAGAATCGATTGATCATCTATTCTTCCAATGTGGTTTCATCCGACGTATTTGGAGAAACCTTATAGCGGATTGCTTAAGCCCTAGTCCTAGTGTTAGCTGCGATGATATTGTGTTGTGGGCATGTAGTCTTAAGGGTAAGGGGCTGCATACCACTCTTTGCAAGCTTGGTTTGGCTGCAACTGTTTACCACATTTGGAGGTTGAGAAATGAGCTGTGTTTTGGCAATTCCCCCTTGACAGAGGAAGCCCTGGTTGCTCGGATAAAATGGGATGTTAGAACAAAGGTGTTGTCCCTAAAATTCAAGAGATCTCCTCTTGATAGGCAGCTTTCGGCTTTATGGTTGTTGTAGTCTTGTTGTAGTTTGGCTCTAGTTTGATGCTTGTTTCGGCTGTTTGATGTAAGGTGTTTTGTGGGTCTTCTCCTCTTTCTACAGTTGtaattgttttgtgtttggttGTAAAAGctttgattcatccaaaaaaaaaaaagaaaaaaaaaaaaaaaagaaaaaaaaaaaagaaaagaaaaaaagaaagagagagggaaatAGATAATTTAGTTGAGTTAGTATTGAAAAATGAGCAGTAGAAATTAGAGCTTTTTAAGTATATTAAATGACTATTAATTATTGTTGGAGATGTTCTTAGAGCCTAGAGGTAGGTTCCagtgtataatatatatatatatatatatatatatatatatatatatatatatataaagagatagGTATgtaataaccttttttttttttgacatgtctacacaagaggggggaggggggattcaaactagtgataTTCGCTTCATGAtgcgtggtccccagccgattaaGCTACCAAACTAAGGGTGCATTTGAAATTGCAATTTCGTAaggaaaaagtgcgattttaaaccaaatcgcaaaaaatgaaccgtttggaaactgcgtttttaaaaaattgcgatttaaaagctcgaaaaagtgcttattcaaattgcaggcaattgagtgcttttttgaaaacgcagtattttaaaaggttaatctgtgattttaaaggctaaactgcgattttaccaaacgcataactgcgtttttaaaaattacttttttaaatcgcacagtttaaaatcgcaaataCAAACGGATCCTAAGTGATATATTATATTTCGCTATATTTAAAACCTTCCATATTACTTTGtgagaatattctaaaatacattcatatataggaaaatattCTACAGTATATTTCAATCGGTAAATAGGTTTGCACTAGCCCACCCACAAAATACAATAATCCAACTGTTTATTTCGTAGGCTCCATGGATCTACACTACACTATGAGCAAAAGCTCCATTgaagaagcattttttttttttttttttggctcagATCCATTTATCAACCAATATCTCAGCAAGAGAGAAGCATTTAATGTGGAGCTTAATGACATCACAAAATCCAAACATTATTTGGGCATGTTTGGATAATacttgtttattatttttcaaaaatatgtttgggtttttttttaaattaaaattctattaaagttttattaaattttttaaattttattttaggttCTTTAAATcacccaaacataattttaaaaaataatttttttaaaattatacttgggtgatttaaagaacaaaaaataatttttttttttttttcagcattcacaattttaaatataataacatataataaaatataatacaaaaaaatcagaCACCCAATCGAGCCTGAAATATCACAATCAATTTGAAGGTGAAGAAGAGTACTCTTAAAAGACCATTCCAAGTGGAGGCTCCATAATAGCCCAACTGATGATggattaacaaataaataactaaagattataaattaatttcCCAACTTATCCTGCCTTCCAAAACTGACATGATAATTAAAGGAACTTCCTtcaatcgaaaaaaaaaaaaccaaataatacAAGCTAAGGAGTCATACATAAAACTGAaaatatatagagaaataattCCTACActaatttctcacaacagccctaCAACAAGTtaacgtggctggtaatattttattatttgttttgctttgttttgttttctttttgtaaaaaagtaataaaatattaccagccacgtcagcttgttgtggggctgttatgaaaaataagtgtagggatcatttctcaaatatatatattccttaaaCTGAACTTAGGGAAGAGGTACGTAAGTTGGTGAGTCGGTGACATACATATCAGCCAAAAGATGTGACTTGTAGACTAGGAAACTTTATTAAAAGacaccctaaatatatatatatgattgtaaATTCATTAGTCATAAGTACATGTGACTATTTCatctcagattttttttttttttattattatttttagattaaaTACAGTTTTTACccttgaattttgaaaattttattttttagtacctgagttttaattcGTATCATATAGATGGTAATTTTATTTTGGGAAAAAGACCAGattagtacctcagtcaagttttctgtTCAAAAACTAATGGCCCAagggttgacacgtgttttaatataaaaaataaaaaataaaaatctttaaaaactttaaaaacaaatgataaaaaaagaaaaagaaaaagaaaaagaaaaagaaaaaaagaaaagaaaaggggtggcctattttggccaagggggtggctgaccGGTTTGAGGtggccgaaaaaaaaaaaatccaaaaaaaaaaaattcaagggttttggcccttgggggtggccaaaccaccacCAAGGGCCACGGGGTGGTTcggcttttcaattttttttttttaattttttaattaatttttaaaattttttattttttagtttttatattaagacacgtgtcaaccctcagGGGTTGACACATGGCGGAcagttaatttttggacggaaaacttgactgaggtactaatttggtcgtTTCCTAGAACAGAAGTACTATTTGTAATgcgaattaaaattaaagtactaaaaaataaaatttttaaaactcaaaggCCAGAAGTGaatttaaccctattttttttttttttttttttatgaataaaagcttTCATGTATAGCAAACACTACATACTCTAGTGAACACTGGAACACAAACCAACATCCAGGTTACACAAACAAACACTTGCTACAGCAAACCAACACAACTGAACCCaaccaaacaacacaaaaaccaACGGCTAAAAACAGAGCAGCAACTACACAATTAGTTAAACAACTAAACATTCCACCGAGTGGCAAGCTCCACGTTCTTCCACTTGTATTTGCCCTTGGCCAACAATCTAACACGAACTTCCCATTTAATCTGCACCAACATAGCTTTCTCAGACCTTGGAATATTATGATGCAGCAAATCATTCCTCTGCCACCAAATGTGGT
Protein-coding regions in this window:
- the LOC133860398 gene encoding uncharacterized protein LOC133860398, translating into MKASKALGFGGFSAGFFHKVWPVVGDGVIAAVLEFFSSGILFKEVNAKTITLVPKKKNPAVMGDYRPISCCNMVYKTIIKILANQLILGLEDIVSNNEGAFISKRSIAENILLAQELVHDYHKSKWAARCALKFVYWVRACITSPLFSVALNGSLVGFIQGRKGLRQGDPISPYLFVLAMEVISMLLAELALDKEKFRFQPKCSKLKLIHLCFADDLLIFAEADMGSILVDDKAAFLDMLHMPEGSLPVSLQIYWSKVFILPKKVIWLLEQKFNWFLWSGNDTKAKAKVSWDKSLFAHAGSVWVAWVESNWPKGRSFWQIPVPKSCSWNWKKLLHLREAAKKLLSFKVGMSHKISLWFDAWHLAGRLIDTYGFRAVHDFGLSPNACVSTVLHEGSCHWPLARSDDLVAIQARPPDVKVGEVDVAVWKSKSGVYSCGETWHFLRLKFPVVPWWKVVWHSKAIPRHAFVLWLVFRQAIATEKMWLGIYGAHLILKGKGLHTTLCKLGLAATVYHIWRLRNELCFGNSPLTEEALVARIKWDVRTKVLSLKFKRSPLDRQLSALWLL